One Lysinibacillus sp. OF-1 DNA segment encodes these proteins:
- a CDS encoding acetyl-CoA C-acetyltransferase, producing MTNEVVIVSAVRTAIGSFQGTLKDVPATTLGSIVIKEALARAGVAGEQVDEVIMGNVLAAGLGQNPARQAAIKAGLPHEVSALTINKVCGSGLKAVHLATQAIIAGDAEIVVAGGFENMSQAPYVLKNAREGFRMGDQKVVDTMIQDGLWCAFNDYHMGITAENLCDMYQISREEQDAFAARSQQRAEAAIAVGKFENEIVAVEIPQRKGEPLLFNKDEFPRAGVTAESLAKLRPAFKKDGSVTAANASGINDGAAAVVVMSKEKAQKLGIQPMAIITANASAGVDPAIMGTGPVKAVQKALTKAETTLDDIDLIEANEAFAAQSIAVDRELSFNHDKLNVNGGAIALGHPIGASGARILVTLLHEMEKRDAKMGLATLCIGGGQGVATVVKRP from the coding sequence ATGACAAACGAGGTAGTAATCGTGAGTGCTGTGCGTACAGCGATAGGCTCATTTCAGGGGACATTAAAAGACGTACCAGCAACAACGTTAGGTAGCATTGTCATTAAAGAGGCGTTAGCACGTGCAGGCGTAGCAGGAGAACAGGTCGATGAGGTTATTATGGGGAATGTTTTAGCGGCAGGGCTTGGACAAAATCCAGCTCGTCAAGCGGCAATTAAAGCGGGGTTACCTCACGAGGTATCAGCATTAACAATTAATAAAGTATGTGGATCGGGTTTAAAGGCTGTTCATTTAGCCACACAGGCGATTATAGCGGGAGATGCTGAGATTGTTGTTGCGGGGGGCTTTGAAAATATGAGCCAAGCACCTTACGTCTTAAAAAATGCGCGAGAAGGCTTCCGAATGGGCGATCAAAAGGTAGTAGATACAATGATTCAAGATGGCCTATGGTGTGCTTTTAATGATTATCATATGGGGATTACCGCTGAAAATTTATGTGATATGTATCAAATTTCTCGAGAAGAACAGGATGCTTTTGCGGCTCGTTCTCAGCAACGTGCAGAGGCAGCGATTGCAGTTGGCAAGTTTGAAAATGAAATCGTGGCTGTCGAGATTCCACAGCGTAAGGGAGAGCCACTTCTTTTCAATAAAGATGAATTTCCACGAGCAGGTGTGACAGCGGAGTCCTTAGCTAAGCTACGACCAGCATTTAAAAAGGATGGCTCCGTTACCGCAGCGAACGCATCGGGTATTAATGATGGTGCAGCAGCAGTTGTGGTGATGTCAAAGGAAAAAGCACAAAAGCTAGGCATTCAACCAATGGCAATTATTACAGCGAATGCCAGCGCAGGTGTCGATCCAGCTATTATGGGGACAGGTCCTGTAAAAGCTGTCCAAAAAGCACTAACAAAAGCAGAGACAACTTTAGACGATATCGATTTAATTGAAGCAAATGAAGCATTTGCAGCACAATCAATTGCTGTAGATCGTGAATTAAGCTTTAATCATGATAAACTAAATGTTAACGGGGGTGCTATTGCTCTTGGTCATCCAATCGGTGCAAGTGGTGCTCGTATTTTAGTGACGCTATTGCATGAAATGGAAAAGCGTGACGCAAAAATGGGCTTAGCCACATTATGTATTGGCGGTGGCCAAGGCGTAGCGACTGTTGTAAAGCGCCCTTGA
- a CDS encoding S-ribosylhomocysteine lyase, with product MQKEKTNVESFDLDHTKVKAPYVRLAGVKTGQNGDEVYKYDIRFKQPNKEHMDMPALHSLEHLSADIIRNYSDHIVDFSPMGCQTGFYVSLINHNDYEELLTILEKTFIDVTKATAVPACNEVQCGWAASHSLEGAQSLAEEFLAKRDEWHIVFGE from the coding sequence ATGCAAAAAGAAAAGACAAATGTAGAAAGCTTTGATCTGGATCATACAAAAGTAAAGGCACCTTATGTTCGTTTAGCTGGTGTTAAAACGGGTCAAAATGGCGACGAAGTGTACAAATATGATATTCGCTTTAAACAGCCAAATAAAGAGCATATGGATATGCCTGCCTTACATTCTTTAGAGCATTTATCTGCTGACATTATTCGTAACTACTCTGATCACATTGTTGATTTTAGTCCAATGGGTTGCCAAACAGGCTTCTATGTATCACTGATTAATCATAATGATTATGAGGAATTATTAACTATTTTAGAGAAAACATTTATTGATGTGACAAAAGCAACAGCTGTTCCTGCATGCAATGAGGTGCAGTGTGGCTGGGCTGCTAGCCATAGCTTGGAAGGTGCACAATCATTAGCTGAAGAATTTTTAGCAAAACGAGATGAATGGCATATCGTTTTTGGAGAATAA
- a CDS encoding YneF family protein has translation MPTWGWIIIVIIALAAGAALGFYFARQAMMKYLKENPPINEQMIRMMMAQMGRTPSEKQVRQMMAQMNKFQK, from the coding sequence ATGCCTACATGGGGCTGGATTATTATCGTAATTATCGCATTAGCAGCGGGAGCGGCACTTGGTTTCTATTTCGCTCGTCAAGCTATGATGAAATATTTAAAAGAAAACCCACCTATTAATGAGCAAATGATTCGTATGATGATGGCACAAATGGGTCGTACGCCGTCTGAAAAGCAAGTACGTCAAATGATGGCACAAATGAATAAATTCCAAAAGTAA
- a CDS encoding alpha/beta hydrolase, producing MKKKMLLFSGITTTLAAAATGLFGFALSNKLMYIQQKDPEFVRERETTAKRFDEAWYNNNLKCELNIDSPNGYSIRGIMFQPLQTNNTIIICHGVTENKINSVKYARLFERLGYNSVIFDHRRHGESGGKTTSYGYYEKNDLDAVVKTVKAMIGEDAILGIHGESMGAATMLLYAGTVEDGADFYISDCAFSDFSMLLKQIAKTEFKYGSIIPIRFADFFVRLRDGYSFKSVTPAEAVTHIEKPVLFIHSIPDTFIPASMSLDLYNKKAGPKKLKLFDTGAHAQSFNENIDEYEDLIHDFLESFIYQKINPESSSSNVIPFHF from the coding sequence ATGAAAAAGAAGATGCTTTTATTCTCTGGTATTACAACAACGCTAGCCGCAGCTGCAACAGGTCTGTTCGGCTTCGCGCTTTCCAATAAATTAATGTATATCCAACAAAAAGACCCGGAGTTTGTTCGAGAACGAGAAACGACTGCCAAGCGCTTTGATGAAGCTTGGTACAATAATAACTTGAAATGTGAACTCAATATTGATTCTCCTAATGGCTACTCAATTCGAGGCATTATGTTTCAGCCTTTGCAAACTAATAACACCATCATCATTTGTCACGGTGTCACTGAAAATAAAATAAATTCCGTAAAATATGCTCGATTATTTGAAAGACTTGGCTATAATTCAGTTATTTTTGACCATCGTCGTCATGGTGAATCTGGGGGCAAAACAACGAGTTATGGCTACTATGAAAAAAATGATCTTGATGCAGTAGTAAAGACAGTGAAAGCCATGATTGGTGAAGACGCTATCCTTGGGATTCACGGTGAATCCATGGGGGCAGCAACTATGCTACTTTATGCTGGAACAGTGGAAGATGGTGCTGATTTCTATATTTCAGACTGTGCGTTCTCCGATTTTTCCATGTTGTTGAAGCAAATCGCCAAAACCGAATTTAAATATGGCTCCATTATTCCCATTCGCTTTGCCGATTTCTTTGTCCGCCTCAGAGATGGCTACTCCTTCAAAAGTGTAACACCTGCTGAAGCCGTGACACATATTGAAAAACCAGTACTCTTTATTCACAGTATTCCTGATACATTTATTCCAGCGTCGATGTCACTAGATCTCTACAATAAAAAAGCAGGTCCCAAAAAATTAAAACTTTTTGACACTGGGGCACATGCACAGTCCTTTAATGAAAATATAGATGAATATGAGGATTTAATTCATGATTTTTTAGAAAGTTTTATTTACCAAAAAATCAATCCCGAGTCTTCCTCCTCCAATGTCATTCCATTCCATTTTTAG
- the sirA gene encoding sporulation inhibitor of replication protein SirA: MEKKLSEGGFLVRTYSIYKIKEEHLTFIFGRERKLLEMMQGCEDANEKSLKELAYICESVRFEEIAAMLEHQLDSKYAHLERARNALFLEHPIKGKMAIYLVDRKICVYCEGSRMLDLDLFQMLAKMSERFIAFNKQDNECGWLKPMKYTMH, translated from the coding sequence ATGGAAAAGAAACTGAGCGAAGGAGGATTTCTGGTGAGAACCTATTCTATATATAAGATAAAAGAAGAGCATTTAACATTTATTTTTGGCAGAGAGCGTAAGTTGTTAGAGATGATGCAAGGCTGTGAAGACGCCAACGAGAAATCCTTAAAAGAGCTTGCATATATATGTGAATCTGTTCGTTTTGAAGAAATTGCAGCGATGTTGGAACATCAACTTGATTCCAAATATGCACATTTAGAAAGAGCCCGCAATGCTTTGTTTTTAGAACATCCGATAAAAGGCAAAATGGCTATTTATTTGGTCGATCGTAAAATTTGCGTTTATTGTGAAGGTTCGCGAATGCTAGATTTAGATTTATTTCAAATGCTTGCCAAAATGAGTGAACGGTTTATTGCTTTTAATAAACAGGATAATGAGTGTGGGTGGTTAAAGCCGATGAAGTATACAATGCACTAG
- a CDS encoding lmo0954 family membrane protein — MKKFLLLTGGVIAACVALALIGPLAGLLFSGLFVALGMHFYMASKSTFGKIFWFTVGLIGVLSAVSNIPAMIGLAAIAIIYVIYKKWNGEDVKIPTIEGKKEEDPFTNFEKEWSNLTK; from the coding sequence ATGAAAAAATTTCTTTTATTAACTGGAGGCGTCATCGCAGCATGTGTTGCACTTGCCTTAATAGGACCACTGGCAGGTTTACTATTCTCTGGATTATTTGTAGCACTAGGCATGCATTTCTACATGGCAAGCAAATCAACATTCGGTAAAATTTTCTGGTTTACAGTTGGTCTAATCGGTGTTCTATCAGCAGTGTCTAACATTCCAGCAATGATCGGTCTTGCAGCTATCGCTATTATCTATGTCATCTATAAAAAATGGAATGGCGAAGATGTAAAAATCCCTACAATCGAAGGGAAAAAAGAAGAAGATCCGTTTACAAACTTTGAAAAAGAATGGTCAAACTTAACAAAATAA
- a CDS encoding YqkE family protein, translating into MGKKRKQQQRTDNSMTASLPKQEAVTLADQLGGDVLAKLKAAKQDLTAKEQAAEEERQAKLAFERKQREKNKSFEELLNEYGDKGSKF; encoded by the coding sequence ATGGGAAAGAAACGAAAACAGCAGCAACGTACTGACAATAGCATGACAGCTAGCCTACCTAAGCAAGAGGCGGTCACATTAGCGGATCAGCTTGGCGGCGATGTGCTCGCAAAATTAAAAGCGGCGAAGCAAGATTTAACAGCCAAAGAGCAGGCGGCAGAGGAAGAACGTCAAGCAAAATTAGCGTTTGAACGCAAACAACGTGAAAAAAATAAATCGTTTGAAGAATTACTAAACGAATACGGCGATAAAGGCTCTAAATTTTAA